A window from Candidatus Neomarinimicrobiota bacterium encodes these proteins:
- the tatC gene encoding twin-arginine translocase subunit TatC: MKDENRKGAGEMPFLDHLEELRWRLIKSLGGIVVGAVIVFIFIDPIFWILLRPATSLNPPPELQVLRVHGMFMLKWGIALVGGIVLGLPVITYQTWKFAAPGLLKNERKYAIPIITFSFISFIAGVLFAYLVIIPFSLNFFMSMGHVDIRNDFSINYYFSYILWILVASGFIFELPVLVMILSSIGLVTPAFMRHYRRHAYIFIMVLSALITPPDPLSLGLMTFPLVVLYELSIGVSGLFSRKF; this comes from the coding sequence ATGAAAGACGAGAATCGCAAAGGTGCAGGCGAAATGCCATTCCTCGATCACCTTGAGGAATTGCGCTGGAGACTTATCAAATCGCTTGGTGGAATCGTCGTGGGGGCCGTTATCGTATTCATTTTCATAGATCCCATCTTCTGGATTTTGTTGAGACCCGCCACGTCACTGAACCCCCCTCCTGAGCTTCAGGTACTTCGTGTCCATGGGATGTTCATGCTGAAATGGGGAATCGCTCTCGTGGGAGGCATTGTCCTGGGACTACCCGTCATCACATATCAAACGTGGAAATTTGCCGCACCGGGACTTCTGAAGAATGAACGGAAGTATGCGATTCCCATTATCACGTTTTCTTTCATTTCGTTTATCGCAGGCGTACTGTTTGCCTATCTTGTGATCATCCCCTTTTCCCTGAATTTCTTTATGTCCATGGGTCATGTGGACATCCGCAATGATTTTTCAATCAACTACTATTTCAGCTACATTCTCTGGATCCTCGTGGCCTCGGGTTTTATTTTCGAGTTGCCCGTTCTTGTGATGATACTTTCTTCTATCGGCCTCGTGACTCCAGCGTTCATGAGGCATTATCGGCGGCACGCGTACATTTTCATTATGGTCCTTTCAGCGTTAATAACTCCTCCAGACCCTCTGAGTCTTGGACTCATGACCTTTCCTCTCGTCGTTCTCTATGAACTGAGTATCGGTGTCTCCGGACTCTTCAGCAGAAAATTTTAG
- the meaB gene encoding methylmalonyl Co-A mutase-associated GTPase MeaB, translated as MNSDILNDLRKNDLRTVSRLISRLENETGDLDDILSLIFPYAQEAIRVGFTGPPGAGKSTLIDGIIRLMRKDSKSVGVVTVDPTSPFSGGALLGDRLRMDRHALDKKVYIRSMGTRGRTGGLARMSRHVGEILACTGKDYILFETVGIGQVELEVIESVDVTIVMFVPESGDEIQFMKAGPIEVGDIFVVNKADRKGARIVARTLEEYVGESFQERQFIPKTLLSVATTGEGVEDVYGEIVGLVEKLKKLGTFSSRRRKQYSARVRNEVREELTRRFLGEVRENDLNRRIEQFRKNNVSPYEAARDLMASLA; from the coding sequence ATGAATTCAGACATCCTGAACGACCTCAGGAAGAACGATCTCCGGACGGTCTCCAGATTGATATCTCGTCTGGAGAATGAGACGGGAGACCTGGATGACATTCTCAGCCTGATCTTCCCATACGCACAGGAAGCCATCAGGGTAGGGTTCACCGGACCCCCTGGTGCAGGAAAGAGTACTCTCATCGATGGAATCATCCGTCTGATGCGTAAGGACTCGAAATCGGTGGGGGTTGTCACAGTGGATCCCACCAGCCCGTTTTCAGGAGGTGCTCTGCTGGGTGACCGCCTGAGAATGGATCGACACGCACTTGACAAAAAGGTGTACATAAGAAGCATGGGAACGCGAGGTCGGACAGGTGGGCTAGCAAGAATGTCCCGTCACGTGGGTGAAATTCTGGCCTGTACCGGCAAAGACTATATCCTTTTCGAAACCGTTGGGATCGGGCAGGTTGAGCTGGAAGTCATTGAGAGTGTGGATGTTACCATCGTCATGTTCGTCCCGGAATCGGGCGATGAAATTCAGTTCATGAAAGCGGGTCCCATCGAAGTTGGCGACATATTTGTTGTCAACAAGGCCGACAGGAAGGGGGCTCGAATTGTTGCCCGGACGCTTGAGGAGTATGTTGGAGAATCGTTCCAGGAGAGACAATTCATACCCAAAACCCTTCTTTCCGTGGCGACCACGGGTGAAGGGGTGGAAGACGTCTACGGAGAGATCGTAGGTCTTGTCGAAAAACTGAAGAAACTGGGGACATTCAGCTCCAGGCGTCGTAAGCAGTATTCGGCCCGGGTACGAAACGAAGTTCGTGAAGAGCTGACCAGGCGGTTCTTGGGGGAAGTGAGGGAGAACGATCTCAACCGGAGAATCGAACAGTTCAGGAAGAATAACGTCTCCCCCTACGAAGCTGCCCGGGATCTTATGGCTTCATTGGCATGA